The DNA region ATCTAGGAAATTTTGGGAAACCTGGGCAGTCGATTTAGTTGGGATCCGTTTACTCGGAGAATCAAAATCATCTTCTTCCCCTTGGTTGGAAAAACAAACTGCAACGAATTCCTACCTAGGTTATATGTCCTTACATTCCAAAGGTGAAAAATTGAGTTTTGCTTTGGCAGGTCTTGTCACAAAAAAAGACGAAAAGGATCGATTGGATTCAAATAGCAATGGTTATGCGTCTAGTTTTGCCGAACCAAGAGTCCTCGGTGGTTATTCGTCTTTTTTATTGTATCAATCTTTGGATTTAGTAAACCCACCAGGTTTTCGTGATGTACAGACAAAAGAAAATCCTAACTTTGAAAACAAAGGGAATCGTATTTATGGAATCCAAATGGGATATGATTGGTATTCCTGGTTCAGAACTGATATTTTTTTAAATCGATCCGATTCCCTTTTAGGCAAAGGAAATGAGGTCATCGGTAAACTTAGTTTTTCATCCAACGACTACGGTAAATTATTTTCTCAGATGAGTGTTTCCTACACAGTGATGGATCCTAATGCCACAAGGGTTCTAATCACAGAACCATTTACTGAAGAATTATCCAAAAAAGAATACATTCGATTCTATGTATCTTTAGGAATTCAGTTTTAGTTGGCTTGCATCAACCGGTACCAAGTTTTGAAAAATCGAACTTCGTTGCCTTTTTCATTATAAACGATAGAATCAATATTCATTTTAGCGAGAAAAATTCCTCTTCCACTCACTAAGTTGGCTGCTGGATTCACAACGGGATTTGGAATTTGGCTAACAGCAAATCCATTTCCTTCATCACGAATGACAATGGTGACTCCTACATCATCCATAGAAATTTCAATAAAAACCGAAGAGTTGTTTTCTGCACAACGGGAATCAACTAATTTAAAATAATCTTCGTTGGCTTCCAAACATTCTTGTTTTTCCACATAACTGACACCTGCAACACCATGTTCAATAGCATTGGCAAGAAGTTCATACAATACAATTTTTATGGAAATTAAATCTTCATGAGTGGCAAGCGGAGAATTTAATATTTGTTTTACGATAAAGGCAATATAAGAATTTAATTTTTTAATTTGTGGACGAATTTTAATTTTGCAATCGTCACTAAACTGAATGATCTCTCCACTATTAAATAAAAGTGTTAGATCAACATCGGCGTTTTCAAATTTTTTGATTCGAGAACGGAGAGCTTCCATCCGGAATGGTTTTAGAAAAAAGTCTACTGCTCCCATTCTAAAAACGTCGATTGCGATTTGAATGTCACTATCACCAGTGATGACTAAAAATGGAGTTTGGTTTCCCTCGGCTCTTAGTTTCTGAATGAACTGAATTCCATTTAATTTTGGTAAGCTGATATCTGAAATGATAAGATCAAATGTATTTTGATTTGAAATCGTAAGTGCCTCTAACCCATCAGAAGCTAGAGTTACATTAAATTCATCTTTGAAGTATTCCCAGAACAATTCGCGGATTGTATCTTCGTCATCAACAAAAAGGATTTTCATAAGATAAAGTCTTAGGGTAAAGGGAACTTCAATCTATAACAATTGTAAATCTATTTTTAGATTTTAATCTTCCAAGTTGTAAGCTCGACCCAATTTATAAGTCAGCTGTAACTCTTGTTGTAAGTCCAAAATCTCCCTACGCGAGAAAAACGCTATTTTCCCACCGGAAAGCTCAAACGCATAATAGGTGGTGTCCTCCGACTGGAGTAGGGTTTTTAGTTGGCTGAGTGAAGTAATTCTTGTTCCATTTACCTTTTCCAAAACTAAATCCTGGAAATCTTGGTATCCTAGGTTCCCTTCTAGGGGGAAAACACGACTTAGGATCACGATCTTTTCCCGGACAGGATGCACCTTTTTTTGATAATAATCAGAAAGATAAACTAGCTTTTTTTCCGATTTCACCCGGTATTCGGAACCAAATTCTTTCAAATAAGCATTGGTTAAATCCGTAAAGAAAAATCCACCGGCAATCAGATACAAAGGTTTTCTATTTTTTGCTTCTTCAGGAATTAAAAAGTCATTGGAGTCATAAGCTCGTAAGTCATAATTCACAGTTTGGCTTTGAAAATTGCGATGTAGTTTTAATTGAACGTTTTCGCCTAATCCACGTAAACTGCCATCTGGTTTTCGTAAAATCAAATCATATACTTTATCGGCTCTGTCCCAATCGTCAACCTTGGACAGGGAAACTGCACCAATCTCTGTCACCAAATCACCTGGAAACAAATTGTAAGCAGGACCCACACCCGGAATCACTTCAGTTACCAGTAATGGGTTTTTAAAAGTTTTAGAATAATATTCGCGTTCCGAAGGAGTTAAATTTACATCAAAAACAAATCCTGGATGTGGAAATGCTTTTCCTTCTGTACGATAAAAAGTTTCCACATATTCTGTTGGAATTAAATATTCAGAAATAGTAACACCACATAACGTTTGATTTTTGAAGAAAAAGTTAGGTTCTTCTGATGTTTTATTTTCTAATAATACTACTTTGATAGGTGTTTT from Leptospira noumeaensis includes:
- a CDS encoding PDZ domain-containing protein yields the protein MKSFKLILVIISIFATLLPLGAEEFEDKRVIESRITFQKTSHQNPWLVGEPFSRKLNLIYVGKGLFFGVTLPKQNPVFAEFESFDYSVPKLGIKSYDEETGFLLLETKEIPKLPKPVVLDFKSFNKQCVAGKSRYVFLPFSKTPIKVVLLENKTSEEPNFFFKNQTLCGVTISEYLIPTEYVETFYRTEGKAFPHPGFVFDVNLTPSEREYYSKTFKNPLLVTEVIPGVGPAYNLFPGDLVTEIGAVSLSKVDDWDRADKVYDLILRKPDGSLRGLGENVQLKLHRNFQSQTVNYDLRAYDSNDFLIPEEAKNRKPLYLIAGGFFFTDLTNAYLKEFGSEYRVKSEKKLVYLSDYYQKKVHPVREKIVILSRVFPLEGNLGYQDFQDLVLEKVNGTRITSLSQLKTLLQSEDTTYYAFELSGGKIAFFSRREILDLQQELQLTYKLGRAYNLED
- a CDS encoding ATP-binding response regulator, with translation MKILFVDDEDTIRELFWEYFKDEFNVTLASDGLEALTISNQNTFDLIISDISLPKLNGIQFIQKLRAEGNQTPFLVITGDSDIQIAIDVFRMGAVDFFLKPFRMEALRSRIKKFENADVDLTLLFNSGEIIQFSDDCKIKIRPQIKKLNSYIAFIVKQILNSPLATHEDLISIKIVLYELLANAIEHGVAGVSYVEKQECLEANEDYFKLVDSRCAENNSSVFIEISMDDVGVTIVIRDEGNGFAVSQIPNPVVNPAANLVSGRGIFLAKMNIDSIVYNEKGNEVRFFKTWYRLMQAN